From the Lolium rigidum isolate FL_2022 chromosome 2, APGP_CSIRO_Lrig_0.1, whole genome shotgun sequence genome, one window contains:
- the LOC124687475 gene encoding uncharacterized protein LOC124687475: MERWTGDLHVPLSRGGPLFRVAASLILTHSKTLAVPRANAILFTGDRARGTGDPAIERLSDAAYLAGLLAGKLAGEANAWVVDAACFAGPFAVYRELVPSVDTVGDPERYDPSGLPAAAGVANILTHCIEEIQNMVTSCSLKDSKSNQEPTSSILSHSPPRTIILGFSKGGVVVNQLVTELSYWFSISRKSSVDVLQRSTALLTRNLLVPATASDVLSSICEFHFVDVGLNCTGAYITDHDVIKGVANYVCHASNNLFFALHGTPRQWTDPNRPWIWAEKDRMLELLHDEAKRCEGRLLLAEKMYFDGRPRSLLMHFEILEAMDIC, encoded by the exons atggagCGGTGGACCGGCGACCTCCACGTCCCGCTCTCCCGAGGCGGCCCCCTCTTCCGCGTCGCGGCCTCCCTCATCCTCACGCACTCCAAAACCCTCGCC GTTCCACGCGCAAACGCGATCCTGTTCACGGGAGACCGCGCCCGCGGCACCGGCGACCCGGCGATCGAGCGGCTTTCGGACGCCGCCTACCTCGCCGGGCTCCTCGCTGGGAAGCTCGCCGGGGAAGCCAACGCGTGGGTGGTCGATGCCGCTTGCTTCGCTGGGCCGTTTGCAGTCTACCGAGAGCTCGTTCCGTCCGTGGACACCGTTGGAGACCCAGAGCGGTATGACCCCAGTGGCCTACCAGCGGCGGCCGGCGTTGCCAACATCTTGACACATTGTATTGAGGAG atACAGAATATGGTTACTAGTTGCTCATTGAAGGATTCAAAAAGCAATCAAGAACCCACTTCATCAATACTATCGCACTCTCCTCCTAGGACTATCATTCTGGGGTTCAGCAAGGGTGGAGTTGTTGTCAACCAGCTTGTGACAGAACTTTCCTATTGGTTCTCCATATCAAGAAAAAGTTCAGTTGATGTTTTACAACGAAGCACAGCCCTGTTGACCCGTAATCTGCTTGTTCCTGCTACAGCTAGTGATGTTTTATCAAGTATTTGTGAATTCCATTTTGTGGATGTTGGCCTGAATTGTACTGGAGCATACATTACTGATCATGATGTGATCAAAGGGGTAGCCAATTATGTTTGCCATGCTAGCAATAATCTCTTTTTTGCCCTTCATGGTACTCCGAGGCAGTGGACTGACCCGAACCGCCCTTGGATCTGGGCAGAGAAAGACAGAATGCTAGAATTGCTTCATGATGAGGCTAAAAGATGTGAAGGGAGATTGTTGCTAGCTGAAAAGATGTACTTTGATGGTAGACCACGTAGTCTGCTGATGCATTTTGAGATTTTGGAAGCAATGGACATTTGCTGA